The Hippoglossus hippoglossus isolate fHipHip1 chromosome 19, fHipHip1.pri, whole genome shotgun sequence genome has a segment encoding these proteins:
- the LOC117752514 gene encoding dnaJ homolog subfamily C member 7-like isoform X3 has product MAAVDIDMPVDPEPQIRNQEELDRVSNDVQEAEGFKEQGNALYSKKDYSEAFNYYTKAIDTCPKTASYYGNRAATLMMLSRFREALEDSQQAVRLDESFMKGHLREGKCHLSLGNAMAASRCFQKVLELEPSNREAQQENKNSATLLDYERMAEFGFDKRDFRKVVYCMDRALALASACHRFKILKAECLALLGRYPEAQSVASDILRMDSTNADALYVRGLCLYYEDCIDKAVQFFVQALRMAPDHEKARLACRNAKALKAKKDEGNQAFKNCSYDAAYQLYTEALTIDPNNIKTNAKLYCNRATAGAKLKKPKQAIDDCSSAIKLDDTYIKAYLRRAQCYTDTELYEEAVRDYEKVYQTEKTADHKHLLKTAQLQLKKSKRKDYYKVLGVGKNATDDEIKKAYRKRALMHHPDRHSAASTEVQKEEEKKFKEVGEAFTVLSDPKKKVRYDNGHDLDDDNGGMDGGDFDANNIFRAFFGGHGGGYSFDSSPDNGPGNFFFQFG; this is encoded by the exons ATGGCAGCTGTTGACATCGACATGCCGGTAGATCCGGAGCCTCAGATCCGTaaccaggaggagctggatcG GGTCAGCAATGATGTACA gGAGGCTGAAGGCTTCAAAGAGCAAGGGAACGCTCTCTACAGCAAGAAAGATTACTCTGAGGCTTTCAACTATTACACTAAGGCCATCG ATACTTGCCCCAAAACTGCAAGTTATTATGGCAACAGGGCAGCCACCCTCATGATGCTTAGTCGCTTTCGAGAGGCCCTTGAAGATTCCCAGCAGGCTGTGCGGCTGGATGAATCTTTCATGAAG GGTCATCTACGTGAGGGTAAGTGCCACCTGTCTTTGGGAAATGCCATGGCAGCCAGTCGCTGCTTTCAGAAGGTTCTGGAACTTGAGCCCAGCAACAGAGAGGCCCAGCAGGAG aaCAAGAATTCTGCGACTCTGTTGGACTATGAGCGGATGGCAGAATTTGGCTTTGACAAGCGGGATTTCAGAAAG GTGGTGTACTGTATGGATCGGGCCTTAGCTTTGGCTTCTGCCTGCCACCGCTTTAAAATCCTCAAGGCCGAGTGTCTGGCTCTGCTGGGACGCTATCCAGAAGCTCAGTCTGTAGCAAG TGATATCCTGCGAATGGATTCCACAAACGCAGACGCACTCTACGTTCGAGGTCTGTGTCTCTACTATGAGGACTGCATTGACAAAGCTGTTCAGTTCTTCGTCCAGGCTCTGCGCATGGCACCTGATCATGAAAAGGCCCGACTAGCCTGCAGG AATGCCAAAGCCTTAAAAGCCAAGAAGGACGAGGGCAATCAGGCGTTCAAGAACTGCAGCTATGACGCTGCCTACCAACTGTACACTGAGGCCCTGACGATAGATCCCAACAACATCAAGACTAACGCTAAACTGTACTGCAATAGAGCTACGGCAGGAGCAAAG CTGAAGAAACCAAAACAAGCCATTGATGACTGCTCCAGTGCGATCAAACTCGATGACACTTACATCAAGGCCTACTTAAGAAGAGCACAGTG TTACACGGACACTGAGCTGTATGAAGAGGCTGTACGGGACTATGAAAAAGTTTACCAGACAGAAAAAACTGCAG ATCACAAGCATCTGCTGAAAACggcacagctgcagctgaagaagagTAAAAGGAAAGATTATTACAAGGTGCTGGGGGTGGGCAAGAATGCCACAGATGATGAGATCAAAAAAGCATATCGCAAACGCGCCCTCATGCACCACCCAG ACCGCCACAGTGCAGCTTCTACAGAAgtgcagaaagaggaggagaagaaattTAAGGAGGTGGGCGAAGCCTTCACTGTGCTCTCCGACCCGAAGAAGAAGGTCCGCTATGACAATGGACACGACCTGGATGACGACAACGGCGGCATGGACGGTGGAG ATTTTGATGCGAACAACATCTTCAGGGCTTTCTTCGGTGGACACGGGGGAGGATATAGTTTTGATTCCAGTCCAG acaATGGACCTGGAAATTTCTTCTTCCAATTTGGCTAA
- the LOC117752514 gene encoding dnaJ homolog subfamily C member 7-like isoform X4: protein MAAVDIDMPVDPEPQIRNQEELDREAEGFKEQGNALYSKKDYSEAFNYYTKAIDTCPKTASYYGNRAATLMMLSRFREALEDSQQAVRLDESFMKGHLREGKCHLSLGNAMAASRCFQKVLELEPSNREAQQENKNSATLLDYERMAEFGFDKRDFRKVVYCMDRALALASACHRFKILKAECLALLGRYPEAQSVASDILRMDSTNADALYVRGLCLYYEDCIDKAVQFFVQALRMAPDHEKARLACRNAKALKAKKDEGNQAFKNCSYDAAYQLYTEALTIDPNNIKTNAKLYCNRATAGAKLKKPKQAIDDCSSAIKLDDTYIKAYLRRAQCYTDTELYEEAVRDYEKVYQTEKTADHKHLLKTAQLQLKKSKRKDYYKVLGVGKNATDDEIKKAYRKRALMHHPDRHSAASTEVQKEEEKKFKEVGEAFTVLSDPKKKVRYDNGHDLDDDNGGMDGGDFDANNIFRAFFGGHGGGYSFDSSPDNGPGNFFFQFG, encoded by the exons ATGGCAGCTGTTGACATCGACATGCCGGTAGATCCGGAGCCTCAGATCCGTaaccaggaggagctggatcG gGAGGCTGAAGGCTTCAAAGAGCAAGGGAACGCTCTCTACAGCAAGAAAGATTACTCTGAGGCTTTCAACTATTACACTAAGGCCATCG ATACTTGCCCCAAAACTGCAAGTTATTATGGCAACAGGGCAGCCACCCTCATGATGCTTAGTCGCTTTCGAGAGGCCCTTGAAGATTCCCAGCAGGCTGTGCGGCTGGATGAATCTTTCATGAAG GGTCATCTACGTGAGGGTAAGTGCCACCTGTCTTTGGGAAATGCCATGGCAGCCAGTCGCTGCTTTCAGAAGGTTCTGGAACTTGAGCCCAGCAACAGAGAGGCCCAGCAGGAG aaCAAGAATTCTGCGACTCTGTTGGACTATGAGCGGATGGCAGAATTTGGCTTTGACAAGCGGGATTTCAGAAAG GTGGTGTACTGTATGGATCGGGCCTTAGCTTTGGCTTCTGCCTGCCACCGCTTTAAAATCCTCAAGGCCGAGTGTCTGGCTCTGCTGGGACGCTATCCAGAAGCTCAGTCTGTAGCAAG TGATATCCTGCGAATGGATTCCACAAACGCAGACGCACTCTACGTTCGAGGTCTGTGTCTCTACTATGAGGACTGCATTGACAAAGCTGTTCAGTTCTTCGTCCAGGCTCTGCGCATGGCACCTGATCATGAAAAGGCCCGACTAGCCTGCAGG AATGCCAAAGCCTTAAAAGCCAAGAAGGACGAGGGCAATCAGGCGTTCAAGAACTGCAGCTATGACGCTGCCTACCAACTGTACACTGAGGCCCTGACGATAGATCCCAACAACATCAAGACTAACGCTAAACTGTACTGCAATAGAGCTACGGCAGGAGCAAAG CTGAAGAAACCAAAACAAGCCATTGATGACTGCTCCAGTGCGATCAAACTCGATGACACTTACATCAAGGCCTACTTAAGAAGAGCACAGTG TTACACGGACACTGAGCTGTATGAAGAGGCTGTACGGGACTATGAAAAAGTTTACCAGACAGAAAAAACTGCAG ATCACAAGCATCTGCTGAAAACggcacagctgcagctgaagaagagTAAAAGGAAAGATTATTACAAGGTGCTGGGGGTGGGCAAGAATGCCACAGATGATGAGATCAAAAAAGCATATCGCAAACGCGCCCTCATGCACCACCCAG ACCGCCACAGTGCAGCTTCTACAGAAgtgcagaaagaggaggagaagaaattTAAGGAGGTGGGCGAAGCCTTCACTGTGCTCTCCGACCCGAAGAAGAAGGTCCGCTATGACAATGGACACGACCTGGATGACGACAACGGCGGCATGGACGGTGGAG ATTTTGATGCGAACAACATCTTCAGGGCTTTCTTCGGTGGACACGGGGGAGGATATAGTTTTGATTCCAGTCCAG acaATGGACCTGGAAATTTCTTCTTCCAATTTGGCTAA
- the LOC117752514 gene encoding dnaJ homolog subfamily C member 7-like isoform X2: protein MAAVDIDMPVDPEPQIRNQEELDRSRYNTQASPVSQSHTLASHQEIPTWIEMEAEGFKEQGNALYSKKDYSEAFNYYTKAIDTCPKTASYYGNRAATLMMLSRFREALEDSQQAVRLDESFMKGHLREGKCHLSLGNAMAASRCFQKVLELEPSNREAQQENKNSATLLDYERMAEFGFDKRDFRKVVYCMDRALALASACHRFKILKAECLALLGRYPEAQSVASDILRMDSTNADALYVRGLCLYYEDCIDKAVQFFVQALRMAPDHEKARLACRNAKALKAKKDEGNQAFKNCSYDAAYQLYTEALTIDPNNIKTNAKLYCNRATAGAKLKKPKQAIDDCSSAIKLDDTYIKAYLRRAQCYTDTELYEEAVRDYEKVYQTEKTADHKHLLKTAQLQLKKSKRKDYYKVLGVGKNATDDEIKKAYRKRALMHHPDRHSAASTEVQKEEEKKFKEVGEAFTVLSDPKKKVRYDNGHDLDDDNGGMDGGDFDANNIFRAFFGGHGGGYSFDSSPDNGPGNFFFQFG, encoded by the exons ATGGCAGCTGTTGACATCGACATGCCGGTAGATCCGGAGCCTCAGATCCGTaaccaggaggagctggatcG TTCCAGGTATAACACCCAGGCGAGTCCTGTCAGCCAATCTCACACTCTCGCGTCCCATCAAGAAATCCCTACATGGATAGAAAT gGAGGCTGAAGGCTTCAAAGAGCAAGGGAACGCTCTCTACAGCAAGAAAGATTACTCTGAGGCTTTCAACTATTACACTAAGGCCATCG ATACTTGCCCCAAAACTGCAAGTTATTATGGCAACAGGGCAGCCACCCTCATGATGCTTAGTCGCTTTCGAGAGGCCCTTGAAGATTCCCAGCAGGCTGTGCGGCTGGATGAATCTTTCATGAAG GGTCATCTACGTGAGGGTAAGTGCCACCTGTCTTTGGGAAATGCCATGGCAGCCAGTCGCTGCTTTCAGAAGGTTCTGGAACTTGAGCCCAGCAACAGAGAGGCCCAGCAGGAG aaCAAGAATTCTGCGACTCTGTTGGACTATGAGCGGATGGCAGAATTTGGCTTTGACAAGCGGGATTTCAGAAAG GTGGTGTACTGTATGGATCGGGCCTTAGCTTTGGCTTCTGCCTGCCACCGCTTTAAAATCCTCAAGGCCGAGTGTCTGGCTCTGCTGGGACGCTATCCAGAAGCTCAGTCTGTAGCAAG TGATATCCTGCGAATGGATTCCACAAACGCAGACGCACTCTACGTTCGAGGTCTGTGTCTCTACTATGAGGACTGCATTGACAAAGCTGTTCAGTTCTTCGTCCAGGCTCTGCGCATGGCACCTGATCATGAAAAGGCCCGACTAGCCTGCAGG AATGCCAAAGCCTTAAAAGCCAAGAAGGACGAGGGCAATCAGGCGTTCAAGAACTGCAGCTATGACGCTGCCTACCAACTGTACACTGAGGCCCTGACGATAGATCCCAACAACATCAAGACTAACGCTAAACTGTACTGCAATAGAGCTACGGCAGGAGCAAAG CTGAAGAAACCAAAACAAGCCATTGATGACTGCTCCAGTGCGATCAAACTCGATGACACTTACATCAAGGCCTACTTAAGAAGAGCACAGTG TTACACGGACACTGAGCTGTATGAAGAGGCTGTACGGGACTATGAAAAAGTTTACCAGACAGAAAAAACTGCAG ATCACAAGCATCTGCTGAAAACggcacagctgcagctgaagaagagTAAAAGGAAAGATTATTACAAGGTGCTGGGGGTGGGCAAGAATGCCACAGATGATGAGATCAAAAAAGCATATCGCAAACGCGCCCTCATGCACCACCCAG ACCGCCACAGTGCAGCTTCTACAGAAgtgcagaaagaggaggagaagaaattTAAGGAGGTGGGCGAAGCCTTCACTGTGCTCTCCGACCCGAAGAAGAAGGTCCGCTATGACAATGGACACGACCTGGATGACGACAACGGCGGCATGGACGGTGGAG ATTTTGATGCGAACAACATCTTCAGGGCTTTCTTCGGTGGACACGGGGGAGGATATAGTTTTGATTCCAGTCCAG acaATGGACCTGGAAATTTCTTCTTCCAATTTGGCTAA
- the LOC117752514 gene encoding dnaJ homolog subfamily C member 7-like isoform X1 encodes MAAVDIDMPVDPEPQIRNQEELDRVSNDVHSRYNTQASPVSQSHTLASHQEIPTWIEMEAEGFKEQGNALYSKKDYSEAFNYYTKAIDTCPKTASYYGNRAATLMMLSRFREALEDSQQAVRLDESFMKGHLREGKCHLSLGNAMAASRCFQKVLELEPSNREAQQENKNSATLLDYERMAEFGFDKRDFRKVVYCMDRALALASACHRFKILKAECLALLGRYPEAQSVASDILRMDSTNADALYVRGLCLYYEDCIDKAVQFFVQALRMAPDHEKARLACRNAKALKAKKDEGNQAFKNCSYDAAYQLYTEALTIDPNNIKTNAKLYCNRATAGAKLKKPKQAIDDCSSAIKLDDTYIKAYLRRAQCYTDTELYEEAVRDYEKVYQTEKTADHKHLLKTAQLQLKKSKRKDYYKVLGVGKNATDDEIKKAYRKRALMHHPDRHSAASTEVQKEEEKKFKEVGEAFTVLSDPKKKVRYDNGHDLDDDNGGMDGGDFDANNIFRAFFGGHGGGYSFDSSPDNGPGNFFFQFG; translated from the exons ATGGCAGCTGTTGACATCGACATGCCGGTAGATCCGGAGCCTCAGATCCGTaaccaggaggagctggatcG GGTCAGCAATGATGTACA TTCCAGGTATAACACCCAGGCGAGTCCTGTCAGCCAATCTCACACTCTCGCGTCCCATCAAGAAATCCCTACATGGATAGAAAT gGAGGCTGAAGGCTTCAAAGAGCAAGGGAACGCTCTCTACAGCAAGAAAGATTACTCTGAGGCTTTCAACTATTACACTAAGGCCATCG ATACTTGCCCCAAAACTGCAAGTTATTATGGCAACAGGGCAGCCACCCTCATGATGCTTAGTCGCTTTCGAGAGGCCCTTGAAGATTCCCAGCAGGCTGTGCGGCTGGATGAATCTTTCATGAAG GGTCATCTACGTGAGGGTAAGTGCCACCTGTCTTTGGGAAATGCCATGGCAGCCAGTCGCTGCTTTCAGAAGGTTCTGGAACTTGAGCCCAGCAACAGAGAGGCCCAGCAGGAG aaCAAGAATTCTGCGACTCTGTTGGACTATGAGCGGATGGCAGAATTTGGCTTTGACAAGCGGGATTTCAGAAAG GTGGTGTACTGTATGGATCGGGCCTTAGCTTTGGCTTCTGCCTGCCACCGCTTTAAAATCCTCAAGGCCGAGTGTCTGGCTCTGCTGGGACGCTATCCAGAAGCTCAGTCTGTAGCAAG TGATATCCTGCGAATGGATTCCACAAACGCAGACGCACTCTACGTTCGAGGTCTGTGTCTCTACTATGAGGACTGCATTGACAAAGCTGTTCAGTTCTTCGTCCAGGCTCTGCGCATGGCACCTGATCATGAAAAGGCCCGACTAGCCTGCAGG AATGCCAAAGCCTTAAAAGCCAAGAAGGACGAGGGCAATCAGGCGTTCAAGAACTGCAGCTATGACGCTGCCTACCAACTGTACACTGAGGCCCTGACGATAGATCCCAACAACATCAAGACTAACGCTAAACTGTACTGCAATAGAGCTACGGCAGGAGCAAAG CTGAAGAAACCAAAACAAGCCATTGATGACTGCTCCAGTGCGATCAAACTCGATGACACTTACATCAAGGCCTACTTAAGAAGAGCACAGTG TTACACGGACACTGAGCTGTATGAAGAGGCTGTACGGGACTATGAAAAAGTTTACCAGACAGAAAAAACTGCAG ATCACAAGCATCTGCTGAAAACggcacagctgcagctgaagaagagTAAAAGGAAAGATTATTACAAGGTGCTGGGGGTGGGCAAGAATGCCACAGATGATGAGATCAAAAAAGCATATCGCAAACGCGCCCTCATGCACCACCCAG ACCGCCACAGTGCAGCTTCTACAGAAgtgcagaaagaggaggagaagaaattTAAGGAGGTGGGCGAAGCCTTCACTGTGCTCTCCGACCCGAAGAAGAAGGTCCGCTATGACAATGGACACGACCTGGATGACGACAACGGCGGCATGGACGGTGGAG ATTTTGATGCGAACAACATCTTCAGGGCTTTCTTCGGTGGACACGGGGGAGGATATAGTTTTGATTCCAGTCCAG acaATGGACCTGGAAATTTCTTCTTCCAATTTGGCTAA